The genomic DNA GGCACGAATACACACACCAAAGTACTCGAACGCCCAAGAGGAATTCATATTGTGGCATACAGAGACCTCCATAAATAAGTATTAAGCCCAGcagcaacatttatttatttttgtttgttttaatcagtCCAATACATTGTGTACTGGTTGGAAACGTTAAAAAACCATGAAGCTGCAAACCCACTGGGACTGAACTGAATTagattggaagaaaacaaaaattggcCACTGAAATTCAACACACTTTTTTCCATCAATAGTATATTCTAAGGCACCTGTATTACTGATGCAGGGCAAAATGGCCATTTAGTCAACATAGTCCATTCAATCACTGGACACGAAAGATAACAAGAtagatttatttatattattaaacCCAGCCTTCTGAAGAAATAAGCTCAGCTGTCAGTGACCTACTTCTTCTCAGTTaagatcagaaaagaaaagcttgtttAGAAAGACTTAACTATTCTTTTCTTCAGCCCAGGGAGAATACTGAAAGAGCAATTTCTGGATTCACTTTCAACATGCATGCAAAAATATCTTCTGTTTTGGCCctaaatgtgatttctttttcccagcaCTCCTAAACCTTTACACTGCATCAGCTGTCAGAGCCTTGCTCAGGATCATTACAAAAAGTGGCTGCTTGCAAAACCTCACTGAAATCTACACCTTCAAACACAGCAAGAACATTACAATATATTTCACATTGTTTCTAGAACAATGTCTGTTTCCACGTAACTGTTGACCTTGCATTAGCATCCCCATCTTTTCATTGCCAGCAACTAAAAGCTGCTGTCTACACCGTGTAACGTTCAGTAGTAATCTGAtgttttaaacagcaaaataaagctAATAAATCACCAGAGTTGTCATGTGAACCATTCCTTATTTGAGTGTTTCATTTCTTCTTagcagagaaacagcagaggCACAACAATATGCTCTCTGTGAAAATATTTACAGTCCAAGGATCTGCCAGAAGTTTTGCTTGACTTCAGGTAATTTTTGGACAGCAGTCTAAACTTCAGTAAATTTTAGAGGGAAACGTCAATTTGAGATTGTTACTCCAGCCAGTTCAACACCCTTTACTGCCTGACAGTGCTCTTGGGGAGGCATTTGCTATAGGGTGGTTATTCCAGCCacattttttttactgcagcGCTGACAAAGAGCTCAcagccagcctgctctgcagTGCCCAGCACCATGCTGCGACAATCAGAACACATAACTCGTACCTAGAACACGAGTCATAAAGATAAGGAAGCCACAAATTACTTCTTGCACTTTTAATATCATAAGAACAAACTATGAAAActtctaataataaaaaagcagaacatcaggtagggttattttttttttaaattaatcttacaACAGGTCTTAAACAATTTCAAAAACTTACAAAATATATTCAAATGTAGAAAGTTACTTTACTgataaaacagtatttatttataaCGTGCTTTTCTCCAAGCAGGATAAGGAAGCATGTGCATATCAAAACTATCAGAACAAATCATTCATACCACCTGAAAAAGTCACTCTTCTCCAGACCAAGGAACAGCACAAGTATTTTAAGTGAATTTAACTGTAGTACGCCAAAAGAACAAAGCAACATAAACACAGTGACTAAGAAAGACAATACAGGGAACATACACAAAAGAGAAGATCTGTCAAGTCTTCAGGAGCCACAATTTACTATGTGGAAGTGCTTAGCTCTTCAGCTGGCTTTGCTTCACCGACGAGTTGTACATTAGTAACGTGGTATCAAACAGCAAAAAATGGTAGTATTAACTCCCATTTACAGCTTAGAGCATAAACATGTTCACTTTATAGACACCCGTTGTAAATTTCTGATATTAGAGCAGAATCAGCAACAAGGAACACTAAACCAGCCAGATGGTTTTGTACTGAACAGAATAAAAAGCATTTGTAGGTTCTCTTCTGCTAATTTCTCTCCAAAAAACCCTGTACGCACACCAAGTCCAATTCCAACTACACATCTTACTAAGTAAGAGTTTAAACTGGGTTTGTCCAGCTAGGCCAGATAGTAAGCTTCCTAGGTAATGTTCCATGTAGTGgcggcttttttttgtttggttggggttttttaatattaattgcaGAAGTCAGATTTAAAAGCAGCCTGCATTTGaataacatgaaaataattgAGAAGAATAACATCTGATTGAAACATTGCCTCATATATTCTAAATCTCCCAATCTGCCTAGAAAAAGCTTAAAAACTACTATACAAATTaaaacttgaattaaaaaaacctggtAAGTATTTATTTCCAGGACAAGCTTATCAGGTACAGATAGAAGTGTGTCTTCTGGTGACTGCCTTCAAAGTTCAACAAGCAAATGCTACAGTTGCACCCATTACAACATTTCAAAAGTCAACACCTGTTTTGTGTATGCAAAGCCGGTCTGTAACACTACTTATGTCAtcaacagcaaattaaaaataacagaaaagcacACCATGCCACTGTCACAATTCAACAATGCTGTATCAATTAACAGGCAAATTTAGGgttaagttttcttttcaaacttctagaagaaatacaaatatatgaACCTCGCATATTCTGTTAAGaacaaacagtaattaaatagAGCGACTCCTTCTTCACTACATACAGAAATAACAATGTAGTTACAGTTTTCAAAAATTCTGGACTTCTTGCATTGTTTTGCAGGAATTCATATTCTTCAGGCTGAAAAACAGTTACACAATAGTTCAgaacataaacagcttctgaataGAGACAGGTTACTAATTCTAACTTAATGATGTAAAGACTAGAGtgccttaaaaagaaataaaattacccATTCCACTTAAGCATCCCATTATTTGTGGGATTATGTCGCAAACTACagattttttaagatgttttacaCAAGTTAGACATTGTTCATTTTCACAGTTTTCCTGATTTAAGTCATAAAAACAAGTGAGCTGCAGTCGTAACTGGTTTTGTATTCAGGTTGCTGCTGTCACTGCAACACATATTAAGATCAGCGTTACAAGTTCCCCTCATGTATTTTCAGTTACAAGCAACTGTACTCTCACATATATAGCTaaactttgttatattttttttttactcagtttcAAATAAATGTACCACTTTGAAACAAATCTGCTATTCAGATTTACTCTTAAGTTCCCAAGTTAAGACGGACAGTCTTAACCTGCAGtcttgaaaactattttaaagcagctgaaagctttaaactgcaaatttaaagacaaacaaaacccccagaatCAATAATTAAAGgcaatatttaaaaagaacatgaaaactACAGCAAAAACCTGCATGAGAGGATGGTATTTGCGTTCAGAGCTGTTCTTCTAAGTTGAAAATAATCAAAGCACCTGTTCTGAATAACagtactgaagagaaaaattGAAGGCTTCACAGTAATGCACACTTTCAGTGCCACTTTTTTACTATAGTGTTTCCTGAAAAGACAGTAGGGAATCAAAACCTGCAGACTGAATATGGGAAAAATAGTCCAAACTGCATGGCAACAGAAATTACAgttaaagcaaacagaaacaatGTAACTGACTTATTTCTTACACTGTAAGACTTCAAAAGAAAAGTAATCAGTTTGAAGTCCTTCAGGTGCATGAGACAAGAATTATTGGCACAGGAGCTCTGAATCGTTCAGCATGTCCTGCGTATGGATCAGTGTAAATTAACTACAACCAAAGGCTGAGAAGCTTAAGCCAAAAGGAAACCTGATGAGACTATTTAGTCCTTTCATATCAGACTGTAACATTAGCTTTCCAATGGATTATTTGAGAGATTACACACTGAGGAGCTGTATTTCCTACTTTCACAAACACCAGAAATCATTGTCAATCCTTTCTAGCCTCTTACAATCAAGAGTAGGTAGCTTTGAGAACTCTATCTACATGCCATAAGCATCTTCTCCAAAAGAGGGAAGATGCTACTGTAAAATCAGGTCTTTTCAAGTTGAAAAAATTACACGTTTGGTCAGAATTGTACATTAAGAGGATTTTGTGTTCAAATAGTAGAGTTTCAGCACTACACACAAGAGGTCTGGAAGTGGCAGCATAGCTGCTTGTAAGGCATTTTAGGAATGATTCCAACACACCTCACTACCTTGAGCATTTTATTACGTTCAACTAACACAAGCAACCTCTCACGTTTTATGATTGTTTACTACTAAACCCATGGTCATCGGGATCAACTCCGAAACGTCTGCAGACCTTCCAGAATCACAGCTGCAACACGAAGAGTTAGCGTTTCCCATATGTGGAGAATGGCTGTCCGTACCGCTAACTTCAACATGTCGAATGAGAGAGGTCACTTCCCGTAGCCAATCCTCACTAACTGGCCCAGTCCTGAAAGCGGAAACAGTCACTGGCGATCTTCCACACTGTGTTGGTAGGTGTGGCTTGTGCTGTCAGCAAGAAGTTCTGATTGAAGTAGCGCTGCTTGTCACCATCAAATTTTACTGTCCCACTTGTCACCACGAGGACTGTTGTCTGGCCTTGAGTAGCTTGCTCTTCACAAGGagaaaaagtacaaagaaaacaaCTCGAACAAAGGCTAACAGGTAAAGAAGTAGGAAACATACACAGAAGTTTCATTCAATTCTGATTATCCTAGTTATAGGCTAACAATTTGTTACACACCCATGAAAAGTATAGTTTTGTTGTACCATTTCTACACAGACAATGGTGTATTTGCTCACCTACACTgctttttaatggcttttctaTTTTCATCTCATGTTGTTCATTTTAGAGGACTATAATGAACACCCGAGTTTTTGCTTAGAACAAGCTCTCATTATttgagatatacatatatatatttatatttagcaAGTTGcatacacttttttcccctgctatcAGAGATTATATCTTTTTCACAGCAGAGCAAAGCAAGCGTCCTTGACCACAGGCTTTTTCCTCAGAGTCCCAAAATATCTGTTAGAAGGGAACTTATCAACTTCTCAATTATGTAAGCCTTTCATTAGCAACTGTTAATTAGAAATCTGAAGAACTTAGCATCTATTCTAGATGTAGAGAAATCAAAGTACATACAGGTTAATGATTTGTTCCACATTATACTGCAGGTCAGTATCAGAGTCTACAGTAGAGGTCTCTTGACTTAGAGATTGTCAAGGACAACATAACCTGATAAGCCAGACTTTTtcaatacataaaaatacatcGTGTTTGAATACTATCTTAAGAAAAAAgtccttaaaatattttcccagacATGAGACAGTGTGGAGTCGCTGCACCTCTTGATTTGTGCTTTACTTATGCACAACTTGACATTTCAACCCTCAGTATTTTCTCTAAGCTTGTTCCAAAAGAAGTATTAAGCACTATTATAATTGCAGTTCACTTTCAACAGttacaaaaagactgaaaaataaataagtaaattgtAATACAATCTTACCATGAACGGGCTGGCAGTCCAACATATTAACCTGGAATTCACTAGATGGCAACATTTCAAAAAATTTGTTCAGTTCTTCTTGCCCGGACACTGCATTACCATTCCAAACTAACGTTGCTTTGTCCAAATAAAGTCTTGTTAAAGCCTGAGTGATTATGAATATACATATTTGGGGAAAATGTGTAAGCACATACAATGGACAAGACACAAACCAACATTCTTTAAATCCTTATGTTGTGAATTATTGATTTCTTCTGTTACTGTGACAGATAAAATGCCCTCCTGAAACATTAGCTCCTTATAACAACTAGTGCTCCtgaccaagaattaaaaataactgaGCATATTCTCTTTTATAAGTTGCACAGTGACTCATATGCCTCCAAATTTAAATACTGATGAGTTTCTTTCAACACAGCTAATGACAGAACCGAACCAGTTGCTAACAAAAGGATAGTGCTACCTTTGCAGAAAGTTTATtgccgattttttttttttcgggggtgTGTCTGCTCACAACACAGATTACTTCAGAAAAGGATAATTTCAGGTAAAAAAAGAACCAACCAAAACGGCAGACAAGACCAGGAACACTAGAAACTTAAAAAGGACAGTTATCTGCAGCAGCAGACCAGAACTTCCCAAATGTTTCATAAGCTGTAACAGTCAAGTAACTGCCTAACTCTCCTCCAAGCTGTTGAAACATCTCTGCCTAACCTACTTTGCAAAGTGACTATGAAGTAACATGCAACTCCTGATATTTTCACATAatctaaaattattaaattacagcTATAACACATTTAAAATTCCAAAGAAGAGCCTCCACAGATCTCTTTTGGTGCACATTATCTATTAAATGATACCACGTCAATGTGGTCCATGAAGACTTTCAGAGCCAGATAGAGCTGTTTCCATTTTACCCTCAGGCACTCCTGAAGACTCCCAGAAATAGAAGTAATAACTGCTAataaaaaaagtttggaaaaaaaataagctaaaTCCTGACCTCAGAGACAAATAAAGCAAGTTTTATCTGCCTGTATGGACCAAATCCTGTACCTGTAAAACACAGCTGGACACAAACTGAACTATTATCATGAAGAAGTCTAAGGCACTTTCTAAAAGGGCCCCTTTTACAACAATGCTACACAGTAGCGTAAGGAATCCTCTACAGGGCAGTCTAAGAGGAACAGAGGTCTCAACCTGGCCAATACAATACATGGTAAACAACTTTCAGGTGCTTTCAAGGCTAAGGCTAGTTAGAAAAACATGCAAGAAATGTACGAGACAGTTCTCACTattgtaaaaaaaatatctacGTACCCTTCTTCTTTTATCCATTGTCTCATAATAGATGTTGACAAATTCATCTGCAGCTCTACAAGCTTGATCCACGTAGGTTTTGAAATCCTGGAGAGAAGAAATCATACCAAATACTTAAGTTAGGCCATTTTATGCAACCTAGCCATCTACACAATTTCTCCAACAAATCACTTTGTTTGGTCTTCTCCATCCTCACTGAAAGATGATGTCAAATAACATTGAAATTGGTTCCAAACTCCTTTTCTACATGCAGGAGATACCAGCTTTTAGCAAGGTGACTGTTTTAGGATTCATTctgaatgctgataaatttattgtatttaaattgtaaatatttacattgaaAAACGGGCGACAGCTGGCTCCAAGTGGTGTGAACATGCGATTATTCAGTGAAATATTTGTTGCTGTGATGGCTGTTCTGAAATAAAGTTAAGGAACACGATTTATTcaacatatttctgaaaattagcAAGAACTCCATCACACTGCCACCATagtctcatttttaaaaacacatttatatatacatatataaaatttaataaaatatatatataaaaatgagaaCACGCACACACGCTGGATGTATTCCAGTATCAATCACTCCACTGCTATATCCACACTATATCTTTGGTAAAAACCAAACACTTCTCCTCACATCTCATCATTTGCCTTACACCTCTCTATTTTATTCATCCAAAGGTAACAGCCTTTGTTGTCACATTACTGCACTGTGATCTCTTTTGGTTATTTGGTCGGTTTCTTTAGGTGTTTGGCCCTTGACCTCTTACAGACCCTGAACTGTGACATCCTGGAAAGCAGTGATTCTGCTGCCCATACATCTACAAAACTGCATTTGGTTCTGTTatgatattttgtttaaaatattatcaTTTATCATTATTCTATTTCAGCATTATATTCTCAATATTTGCAACTCAATCAGTACTTCACAGTTTAACTACTTACATTTTCTCGACAGCCTTTAATGAATATAAACCAGAACTACCATGAATTCCTCTAGTATTACCACAAGAAACACTTCTATTCAGAGAAAGTTCCATACTGCAAAATACTTACCAGCCTATCAAATAATCCCTGCTTACTCCACAAAATCAAATACTCTCATGTTACTACATACTACTCCTTTGATCTCCCTCTGTAAGGACACGAGCCTGCTCTTCACCTTCCTATCTTCTCCAGCAATTTCTGAACCCACAGACCAATTCCAAACAAAGATGACCAAGTGATCTTAAAGACGCTGTATTCCAGCAAGGGCCAAGAGAAACTTTTTGGCACCAGGAGGCAAAGAGTATTGGACCTCCCACTAAGGGAACAGTGATTATAACTCAGCCTGTTATGTTATTTAGGGTAGAGGGCTGTTACCTCCCGACCAGCACACGCTTGCACACGTAAACTTTCTAACCAGCAACCAAACATATTGCCATTTAGCTGCCAAACACACAGAATGGCAGCGAGGAAGAGCGTTAGGGAAACACCAGGAGACTGGAATGAGCTGTTAGGGCACCTGCAATATAAGTCAAATGGAAGATAAGCTTTGTTAGTTTTGATACTCTGGGCAAGTTCTTTATAACCAAAGCCCgtaacacatttttaaattctgagAACAGTT from Accipiter gentilis chromosome 24, bAccGen1.1, whole genome shotgun sequence includes the following:
- the NXT2 gene encoding NTF2-related export protein 2 isoform X2 codes for the protein MAASVDFKTYVDQACRAADEFVNIYYETMDKRRRALTRLYLDKATLVWNGNAVSGQEELNKFFEMLPSSEFQVNMLDCQPVHEQATQGQTTVLVVTSGTVKFDGDKQRYFNQNFLLTAQATPTNTVWKIASDCFRFQDWAS
- the NXT2 gene encoding NTF2-related export protein 2 isoform X1, with protein sequence MFTPLGASCRPFFNDFKTYVDQACRAADEFVNIYYETMDKRRRALTRLYLDKATLVWNGNAVSGQEELNKFFEMLPSSEFQVNMLDCQPVHEQATQGQTTVLVVTSGTVKFDGDKQRYFNQNFLLTAQATPTNTVWKIASDCFRFQDWAS
- the NXT2 gene encoding NTF2-related export protein 2 isoform X3; the protein is MFGCWLESLRVQACAGREDFKTYVDQACRAADEFVNIYYETMDKRRRALTRLYLDKATLVWNGNAVSGQEELNKFFEMLPSSEFQVNMLDCQPVHEQATQGQTTVLVVTSGTVKFDGDKQRYFNQNFLLTAQATPTNTVWKIASDCFRFQDWAS
- the NXT2 gene encoding NTF2-related export protein 2 isoform X4; this encodes MDKRRRALTRLYLDKATLVWNGNAVSGQEELNKFFEMLPSSEFQVNMLDCQPVHEQATQGQTTVLVVTSGTVKFDGDKQRYFNQNFLLTAQATPTNTVWKIASDCFRFQDWAS